In the genome of Oxalobacter aliiformigenes, one region contains:
- a CDS encoding aldo/keto reductase: MEKRELGKSGLEVSALGLGCMGMSFGYGPAADVNDMIRLIHEAVDMGVNFFDTAEVYGPFTNEELLGKALSPIKDKVVIATKFGFRPDPSNGGAWTALDSRPEHIREVAEASLKRLNVDTIDLFYQHRVDPDVPIEEVAATVGDLIAEGKVRHFGLSEAGASTIRRAHAVCPVTALQSEYSLWYRKPEEEILPLLEELGIGFVPFSPLGQGFLTGALKANSTFNEGFDFRQFFPRFSPEALKANQRFVEKLQTMAEEKNVTPAQIALAWLLAQKPWIVPIPGTTKLHRLKENVASVDIKLSADDLRIIGDSLAEIEIYGDRFPENIEKGTGI; this comes from the coding sequence ATGGAAAAACGTGAACTGGGAAAAAGCGGTCTCGAGGTATCGGCACTGGGTCTGGGTTGTATGGGAATGAGCTTTGGCTACGGGCCGGCCGCCGACGTGAACGACATGATCCGGCTGATCCATGAAGCCGTTGATATGGGTGTCAATTTTTTCGATACGGCGGAAGTATATGGCCCTTTCACCAATGAGGAACTGCTCGGGAAAGCCCTTTCTCCCATAAAGGACAAGGTTGTCATCGCCACCAAATTCGGTTTCAGACCCGATCCGTCAAATGGTGGAGCATGGACAGCCTTGGACAGCCGGCCGGAACATATCCGGGAAGTCGCAGAAGCATCGCTCAAAAGACTGAATGTGGATACGATCGATCTGTTCTACCAGCACCGGGTCGATCCGGATGTTCCCATCGAGGAGGTCGCCGCAACGGTCGGCGATCTGATCGCCGAAGGCAAAGTCCGTCATTTCGGCCTGTCCGAGGCAGGTGCCAGTACCATCCGCCGTGCCCATGCAGTCTGTCCTGTCACAGCCCTGCAAAGCGAATATTCATTATGGTACAGAAAACCCGAGGAAGAAATCCTGCCTTTGCTCGAAGAACTCGGTATCGGTTTCGTTCCATTCAGTCCTCTGGGACAAGGTTTTCTGACCGGTGCGCTCAAGGCGAATTCCACATTCAATGAAGGATTCGATTTCCGGCAGTTTTTCCCGCGGTTTTCGCCGGAAGCCCTGAAAGCGAACCAGCGTTTCGTGGAGAAGCTGCAAACGATGGCAGAAGAAAAAAATGTAACGCCGGCGCAAATCGCACTGGCATGGCTGCTGGCGCAAAAACCCTGGATCGTTCCGATTCCGGGGACGACGAAACTTCACCGGCTGAAAGAAAACGTGGCATCCGTCGATATAAAACTGTCTGCTGATGATTTGCGTATCATCGGCGATTCTCTGGCGGAAATCGAAATTTACGGTGAT
- a CDS encoding sugar O-acetyltransferase: protein MDINDFFNHVEKRLPIVPASEIYDFMVKICHETMRITSEINRSYHTPEELCQLMSQLTGEKVDPSFSMFPPFYTDFGRNIHLGKNVFINSGCCFQDQGGITIGDGALIGHHVVLATLNHDLSPDRRAHVIPAPIVIGKKVWIGAHATVLQGVTVGDNAVIAAGAVVTRDVPSNTVVAGVPARIVKTIEPDAQERMVPVPEKILSDDSDYPSTCK, encoded by the coding sequence ATGGATATAAACGATTTCTTCAATCACGTCGAAAAGAGACTTCCCATCGTTCCAGCTTCCGAAATATATGATTTCATGGTAAAAATCTGTCACGAAACCATGCGCATCACATCGGAAATCAACCGTTCATACCATACCCCGGAAGAACTCTGCCAGCTGATGTCGCAACTGACCGGGGAAAAAGTCGATCCATCCTTTTCCATGTTTCCTCCGTTTTATACCGATTTCGGGAGAAATATCCACCTCGGCAAAAACGTTTTCATCAATTCCGGCTGCTGTTTTCAGGATCAGGGTGGAATCACCATCGGTGACGGCGCCCTGATCGGCCATCATGTGGTACTGGCGACCTTGAATCACGATCTTTCACCTGACAGACGTGCCCATGTCATCCCTGCACCGATCGTTATCGGCAAAAAAGTCTGGATCGGCGCCCATGCGACGGTTCTTCAGGGAGTGACGGTCGGCGACAATGCCGTCATTGCCGCCGGTGCGGTAGTGACAAGGGATGTTCCTTCAAATACCGTCGTTGCCGGTGTTCCGGCCCGGATCGTGAAAACCATCGAACCTGATGCACAGGAACGCATGGTTCCGGTTCCGGAAAAGATTCTGTCTGACGATTCAGACTATCCGTCCACCTGTAAATGA
- a CDS encoding NAD(P)H-dependent oxidoreductase, which produces MKTLVIASHPYPGQSRVIKALQQTAVNAKNVTVRNLETLYGSHMDGFDIREEQNACENADRIVYLFPLHWFNLTPMLKAYLNEVWAYGWAFGPGGNALRNKEMLVVTSAGAGEHAYSAEGSVRSTINDVLTPMKASALYVGMKYLEPLVLYNAAGTDDKALNEFCEKFACCLENRR; this is translated from the coding sequence ATGAAAACACTGGTAATCGCATCCCACCCCTACCCTGGCCAGTCACGGGTCATCAAGGCACTTCAACAGACCGCCGTGAACGCGAAAAACGTGACTGTCAGGAATCTCGAAACCTTGTATGGCAGTCATATGGACGGATTCGATATCCGTGAAGAACAGAACGCCTGTGAAAATGCGGACCGGATCGTTTATCTTTTTCCGCTTCACTGGTTCAACCTGACACCGATGCTGAAAGCCTATCTGAACGAAGTCTGGGCTTATGGCTGGGCATTCGGCCCCGGAGGAAACGCGCTCCGAAACAAGGAAATGCTGGTCGTGACATCTGCCGGAGCCGGTGAACATGCCTATTCGGCAGAAGGATCCGTTCGCAGTACGATAAATGACGTTCTCACCCCGATGAAAGCAAGCGCCCTTTACGTCGGAATGAAATATCTCGAACCTCTGGTTCTCTACAATGCAGCCGGCACAGACGACAAGGCGCTGAATGAATTCTGTGAAAAATTCGCCTGCTGTCTGGAAAACCGCCGGTAA